From the Maioricimonas rarisocia genome, one window contains:
- a CDS encoding DUF1501 domain-containing protein, whose amino-acid sequence MFNQFETSRRAWMKHALAGLGGLAVTEWLNAPATAGSPLEPRAPHHTPRARRVIFLFMHGGPSQVDTFDYKPMLQKKDGEQLPFEQPPNLDAKPVLMKSPWKFARHGESGLWVSELFPHVARHIDDLCVIRSMHSKGTSHGQAVSMLHTGSDNLVRPSVGAWVSYGLGTENDNLPSFVSVAPSSGHGGPRNYGAAFLPAIHQATTIGRQGKLGDPRIDHLGNESLSVEEQRAQLELLQEMNRDHLQRAGRDARIQGAIESYELAFRMQRSAPDVLDLSHESDAVQKLYGIGEKKTDNFGRQCLLARRLVEAGVRFVELSTGNVWDQHGSLKSGHERNSLAVDRPIAGLLTDLKARGMLDDTLVVWGGEFGRTPIVQGSNGRDHNPQGFCVWLAGGGVKGGIAYGETDEFGYYATQNRVHMHDLHATILHQLGLDHERLTYRYAGRDFRLTDVYGEVVHDVLA is encoded by the coding sequence ATGTTCAATCAGTTTGAGACATCGCGGCGTGCGTGGATGAAGCATGCCCTGGCAGGGCTGGGGGGACTGGCGGTCACCGAGTGGCTCAACGCTCCTGCAACGGCAGGGAGTCCGCTCGAGCCGCGGGCTCCGCATCATACTCCCCGGGCCCGGCGGGTGATCTTTCTGTTCATGCACGGCGGGCCGAGCCAGGTCGACACGTTCGACTACAAGCCGATGCTGCAGAAGAAGGACGGTGAGCAGCTGCCGTTCGAGCAGCCGCCCAACCTCGACGCCAAGCCGGTGCTGATGAAGTCGCCGTGGAAGTTTGCCCGGCACGGCGAGAGCGGCCTGTGGGTTTCGGAGCTGTTTCCCCACGTGGCCCGTCACATCGACGACCTGTGCGTGATCCGTTCGATGCACAGCAAGGGGACATCGCACGGTCAGGCGGTCTCGATGCTGCACACCGGCAGCGACAACCTGGTCCGCCCGTCGGTCGGAGCATGGGTTTCGTACGGGCTGGGGACCGAGAACGACAATCTGCCGTCGTTTGTCTCGGTGGCTCCTTCGAGCGGACATGGTGGTCCCCGCAATTACGGCGCGGCGTTTCTGCCGGCGATTCACCAGGCGACGACCATCGGCCGACAGGGGAAGCTGGGGGACCCGCGGATCGATCATCTGGGGAACGAATCGCTGAGCGTCGAAGAGCAGCGGGCCCAGCTCGAGCTGCTGCAGGAGATGAACCGGGATCACCTTCAGCGGGCCGGTCGCGATGCCCGGATCCAGGGAGCCATCGAGTCTTACGAACTGGCCTTCCGGATGCAGCGGTCCGCTCCCGATGTGCTCGATCTCTCCCATGAGAGCGATGCGGTTCAGAAGCTGTACGGCATCGGCGAGAAGAAGACGGACAACTTCGGCCGGCAGTGCCTGCTGGCGCGGCGGCTCGTCGAAGCGGGCGTGCGGTTCGTCGAACTTTCCACCGGCAACGTGTGGGATCAGCATGGGAGCCTGAAGTCGGGGCACGAACGGAACTCGCTGGCCGTCGACCGTCCCATTGCCGGGCTGCTCACCGATCTGAAAGCCCGCGGCATGCTCGACGACACGCTGGTCGTGTGGGGCGGCGAGTTCGGCCGCACGCCGATCGTCCAGGGGAGCAACGGCCGGGACCACAATCCGCAGGGGTTCTGCGTCTGGCTGGCCGGCGGGGGCGTGAAGGGAGGCATCGCGTACGGCGAGACGGACGAGTTCGGCTACTACGCGACGCAGAACCGCGTCCACATGCACGATCTGCACGCGACGATCCTGCACCAGTTGGGACTGGACCACGAGCGGCTGACGTATCGGTACGCCGGGCGGGATTTCCGGCTGACGGACGTATACGGGGAAGTGGTGCACGACGTGCTGGCGTAG
- a CDS encoding tetratricopeptide repeat protein, with the protein MSALVSRSRILPPSSSCQRSLATAVAVMTVAFAVGCGSEPDGPELLLEQSQVKMEQALYVDALKALNEYVELRPDDAVGYYERARVRERLNEFDRALTDYKLAIEKQPDMVEAHNNRAALLARMDRYEEAAEGFSQAIELNPGDALAYRNRGLALHDMGRFDEAIADFERAIELEGSSVQAWFQHANASLDAGKLEQAVESYTQVLELDETHAQALHNRAETYDRMGREDLAAADRKRMDELELSMGPPDPHGMVEPPESDTDAEATAEGEVPADKAGEETESEPSTSDAPAADDAPADDTEE; encoded by the coding sequence ATGTCTGCATTGGTTTCGCGTTCCAGGATTCTTCCCCCCTCCAGCTCCTGCCAGCGTTCTCTCGCGACGGCGGTTGCCGTGATGACGGTCGCGTTCGCAGTGGGATGCGGTTCGGAACCGGATGGTCCCGAACTGCTGCTCGAGCAGAGTCAGGTCAAGATGGAGCAGGCTCTCTACGTGGACGCGCTCAAGGCGCTCAACGAGTATGTCGAGCTTCGTCCCGATGACGCCGTCGGCTACTACGAGCGGGCCCGCGTCCGCGAACGGCTGAACGAATTCGATCGGGCCCTGACCGACTACAAACTCGCCATCGAGAAGCAGCCGGACATGGTCGAGGCCCACAACAACCGGGCTGCACTGCTGGCGCGCATGGACCGTTACGAAGAAGCCGCCGAGGGCTTTTCGCAGGCGATCGAGCTGAACCCCGGCGACGCGCTGGCGTACCGCAATCGTGGTCTGGCTCTGCACGACATGGGACGGTTCGACGAGGCCATTGCCGACTTCGAACGTGCGATCGAACTCGAGGGATCGTCGGTGCAGGCGTGGTTCCAGCATGCCAACGCTTCGCTCGACGCCGGCAAGCTCGAGCAGGCGGTCGAAAGCTATACGCAGGTTCTCGAGCTGGATGAAACGCACGCTCAGGCGCTCCACAATCGTGCGGAAACGTACGACCGTATGGGCAGGGAGGACCTGGCCGCAGCGGACCGCAAGCGGATGGACGAACTCGAGCTCAGCATGGGACCGCCCGACCCGCACGGAATGGTCGAACCGCCTGAGAGCGACACGGACGCCGAAGCCACCGCGGAAGGTGAAGTCCCCGCAGACAAAGCCGGAGAGGAAACGGAGTCCGAGCCGTCGACCAGCGACGCACCTGCCGCCGACGACGCTCCTGCCGACGACACCGAGGAGTGA